From Aedes albopictus strain Foshan chromosome 1, AalbF5, whole genome shotgun sequence, one genomic window encodes:
- the LOC134284837 gene encoding myosin-2 heavy chain-like yields the protein MDMQTMYASMDVSHLSVDEVEYELLIRNILFHFDEHESIKRRKLKDKLKSEKETKSFAFSQPWRNLDEELVTISSKLKVIGGLLENPKTDARQRQKLKTRLVHYRVRNYILSKAKGADKFRNEIVKVGRQATELFGRFFPEVNEAGAHSEDSERLETDLNNVLEEVRSEIEVLNETTASGKEIEEELEQAAATSQVLELKKKEMNDSLKRAEDILKVLSEYEEGKKENPMELIAVFKTFVRQTTEQQRQMREKQIVEEERKMKEAKDSMERKKRLEKVLISLNDRLKKEPDGSDEKSPMKSIEQEKPKVQLEDRKQGEKMISFKHDSDDCGQDISDESREKSKHRKERKSVKKGNSSSKRGKKKRHRKPSYSSTSSTTSVTESSEFSSSGSSSGSGTDTDSEHRRKGRGRRESRRNRELKRMPVAEWRLKYDGKDQGRKLSEFLKEIKMRCISEDISEKELFRSAIHLFSGRAKDWFIEGVENKDFRNWHELKRELKREFLPPDLDFQLEVQATERRQARGEKFTDYLHDMMKIFHSMTRPISDRRKFDIIWRNLRFDYKNAMTGAGVRSLSKLKKYGRIIDENFWSMFHKSHDNMTRGRNAQVNEVSASDPSKSKAFPQNSSTATRVFTRSKPRNEPTEKTKPLSETKNVGEKKGEKPADPMEGSSKGTLIAMAENYRRPPFGVCYNCRLSGHHYADCPKPKGKFCRICGFADVITPACPVCQKNEADSA from the coding sequence ATGGACATGCAAACAATGTACGCGTCCATGGATGTCTCCCATCTTTCAGTCGATGAGGTAGAATACGAGTTATTGATTAGGAACATTTTGTTCCACTTCGATGAGCATGAAAGTATCAAGAGAAGAAAACTCAAGGACAAATTGAAAAGTGAGAAAGAAACGAAGTCGTTTGCTTTTTCACAACCGTGGCGAAATTTGGATGAAGAGTTAGTCACTATAAGTTCAAAGCTTAAGGTCATTGGTGGTTTACTCGAGAATCCTAAAACCGATGCTAGGCAACGTCAGAAGTTAAAAACGCGTTTAGTTCACTACCGTGTTCGAAACTACATTTTATCCAAAGCTAAGGGAGCAGACAAGTTCAGAAACGAAATAGTTAAAGTGGGACGTCAAGCGACGGAACTGTTCGGGCGATTTTTCCCCGAAGTGAATGAAGCTGGCGCCCATTCAGAAGATTCCGAACGGCTAGAAACAGACTTGAATAATGTGCTAGAAGAAGTTAGAAGTGAAATAGAAGTTCTGAACGAAACAACCGCGTCAGGAAAAGAGATAGAGGAAGAGTTAGAACAGGCAGCAGCGACGAGCCAGGTATTAGAGTTGAAGAAGAAGGAAATGAATGACTCCCTTAAGCGGGCAGAAGATATTTTGAAAGTGTTGTCGGAGTATGAGGAAGGAAAGAAAGAAAATCCGATGGAGCTTATCGCGGTTTTCAAAACGTTTGTGCGACAAACCACCGAGCAGCAAAGGCAGATGAGAGAAAAGCAAATCGTAGAAGAGGAAAGAAAAATGAAGGAAGCAAAAGATAGCATGGAACGGAAAAAGAGATTAGAAAAAGTGCTGATCAGTTTGAATGATCGTCTCAAAAAAGAGCCAGATGGTTCTGATGAGAAAAGCCCAATGAAAAGTATAGAGCAGGAGAAACCAAAGGTTCAGTTAGAGGATAGAAAGCAGGGGGAGAAAATGATTAGTTTCAAACACGATTCAGATGATTGCGGACAGGACATTTCTGATGAGAGTAGAGAGAAGTCGAAACATAGGAAAGAGCGTAAATCAGTCAAGAAGGGAAATAGCTCGTCGAAACGAGGAAAGAAGAAGCGACATCGTAAACCGAGCTATTCGTCGACTTCTAGCACAACGTCCGTTACAGAAAGCTCCGAGTTTTCTAGTTCGGGAAGTAGTTCAGGTTCAGGTACGGATACCGATTCAGAGCACAGGAGAAAGGGAAGAGGAAGGAGGGAAAGTAGGAGAAATAGAGAGCTGAAGAGAATGCCTGTTGCTGAGTGGAGATTGAAGTACGATGGGAAGGATCAGGGTCGAAAGTTGTccgaatttttgaaggagattAAAATGAGATGTATTTCCGAGGACATCTCAGAGAAAGAGTTATTTAGGAGTGCCATTCATCTCTTCTCAGGTCGCGCGAAAGACTGGTTCATTGAGGGAGTTGAAAATAAAGATTTTCGGAACTGGCATGAGCTAAAAAGGGAACTAAAACGGGAATTTTTGCCTCCCGATTTGGATTTCCAGCTTGAGGTACAAGCCACAGAAAGACGTCAGGCCAGGGGTGAGAAATTTACTGATTATCTTCATGATATGATGAAAATTTTCCACTCGATGACCCGGCCAATCTCAGATCGTAGGAAGTTCGACATCATCTGGCGTAATCTCCGCTTCGATTATAAAAACGCCATGACCGGTGCAGGAGTTAGATCGTTATCCAAGCTGAAAAAGTACGgacgcattattgatgagaattTTTGGTCGATGTTCCATAAATCTCACGACAATATGACCCGGGGTAGAAATGCTCAGGTCAATGAAGTTTCTGCATCGGATCCGTCTAAGTCCAAAGCTTTCCCTCAAAATTCGAGCACTGCGACACGTGTCTTCACTCGCAGCAAGCCTAGAAATGAACCCACAGAGAAAACCAAACCATTATCGGAGACGAAAAATGTAGGAGAGAAGAAGGGAGAAAAGCCTGCGGACCCGATGGAGGGTTCGTCGAAAGGGACTCTGATAGCGATGGCTGAAAATTATCGACGGCCGCCTTTCGGGGTGTGCTATAACTGCAGATTGAGTGGGCATCATTATGCAGATTGCCCCAAACCAAAGGGCAAATTTTGTAGAATATGTGGGTTTGCGGATGTAATTACTCCCGCTTGTCCAGTGTGCCAAAAAAACGAGGCGGATTCAGCTTGA